In a single window of the Thermodesulfobacteriota bacterium genome:
- a CDS encoding NADH-quinone oxidoreductase subunit A, translating to MLAYLAVVIMVGLATVMAVGALVMSSIFRPKNPYPEKLSPWECGMEPVGEADKGHFRVHFFIIAILFVVFDVETLFLFPWAVMLTDTTISTLIFVEMFIFIIVLAVGLVYAWAKGALDWI from the coding sequence ATGCTCGCTTATTTGGCCGTAGTTATAATGGTGGGGCTGGCCACGGTCATGGCCGTGGGGGCGCTCGTTATGAGCTCCATCTTCAGGCCCAAAAACCCCTACCCGGAGAAGTTATCCCCCTGGGAGTGCGGCATGGAGCCCGTGGGCGAGGCCGACAAGGGGCACTTCAGGGTCCACTTCTTCATAATAGCCATCCTGTTCGTCGTCTTCGACGTCGAGACGCTTTTCCTCTTTCCATGGGCGGTCATGCTCACCGACACAACCATATCAACCCTTATATTCGTGGAGATGTTCATCTTCATAATAGTGCTCGCCGTCGGGCTCGTATACGCCTGGGCCAAGGGGGCCCTCGACTGGATATGA
- a CDS encoding NADH-quinone oxidoreductase subunit C — translation MSVAEDSILVKKIRKVFGSGILETATFRGEVTHLIKKEALLDICAFLRSEADIKMNFLADIVGVDRHPEKPRFEVVYHLCSFETKQRIRLKLRVEEGEAAPSLTGLWRSAACAEREAYDMFGIVFDGHENLRRIYLSEDWEGFPLRKDYPLKGYKDRYNPYGEDKD, via the coding sequence ATGAGCGTCGCGGAAGACTCCATACTCGTAAAGAAGATACGGAAGGTATTCGGCTCCGGGATCCTTGAGACCGCTACCTTCAGGGGAGAGGTGACCCACCTCATAAAGAAGGAGGCGCTCCTCGACATATGCGCCTTCTTAAGGAGCGAGGCGGATATAAAGATGAACTTCCTCGCCGACATCGTCGGCGTAGACCGCCATCCGGAAAAGCCGAGGTTCGAGGTCGTCTACCACCTCTGCTCGTTCGAGACGAAGCAGAGGATAAGGCTGAAACTCCGGGTCGAGGAGGGCGAGGCCGCCCCGTCGCTTACGGGCCTCTGGCGCTCGGCCGCCTGCGCCGAGAGGGAGGCCTACGACATGTTCGGCATCGTCTTCGACGGCCACGAGAACCTTCGCCGCATCTACCTGTCCGAGGACTGGGAAGGTTTCCCCTTGAGGAAGGACTACCCGCTTAAGGGCTACAAGGACCGCTATAACCCGTACGGGGAAGATAAGGATTAG
- the nuoB gene encoding NADH-quinone oxidoreductase subunit NuoB, with product MITDRNKLEGVAQFTTLESIFEVVRNNPVVNTVKKNPAVEYVANWGRASSLWPMTFGLACCAIEMISTACSRYDLDRMGIIFRPSPRQSDVMVVAGTMTKKIAPAVKRLYDQMPEPRWVIAQGGCASAGGPYNTYAVVQGTELVIPVDVFIPGCPPRPEALMYGFLQLQEKIRKEKPFLLKERGLEP from the coding sequence ATGATTACAGACAGGAATAAGCTTGAGGGCGTGGCCCAGTTCACCACCCTCGAGAGCATATTCGAGGTCGTAAGGAATAACCCGGTGGTCAACACCGTCAAGAAGAACCCCGCCGTCGAGTACGTGGCCAACTGGGGCAGGGCTTCGAGCCTCTGGCCCATGACCTTCGGGCTGGCCTGCTGCGCCATAGAGATGATCTCCACCGCCTGCTCCCGCTACGACCTCGACAGGATGGGCATAATCTTCCGTCCCTCCCCGCGCCAGAGCGACGTGATGGTTGTGGCCGGGACCATGACCAAGAAGATAGCGCCGGCCGTAAAGAGGCTCTACGACCAGATGCCCGAGCCCCGCTGGGTGATAGCCCAGGGCGGGTGCGCCTCGGCCGGGGGGCCCTACAACACGTACGCCGTGGTGCAGGGCACCGAGCTCGTCATACCCGTGGACGTCTTTATCCCCGGCTGCCCGCCGAGGCCCGAGGCCCTCATGTACGGCTTCCTCCAGCTCCAGGAGAAGATAAGGAAGGAAAAACCCTTCCTCCTGAAAGAGAGAGGCCTCGAGCCCTGA